One Peromyscus leucopus breed LL Stock chromosome 6, UCI_PerLeu_2.1, whole genome shotgun sequence genomic region harbors:
- the Tspan2 gene encoding tetraspanin-2, giving the protein MGRFRGGLRCIKYLLLGFNLLFWLAGSAVIAFGLWFRFGGTIKDLSSEDKSPEYFYVGLYVLVGAGALMMAVGFFGCCGAMRESQCVLGSFFTCLLVIFAAEVTTGVFAFIGKDVAIRHVQTMYEEAYSDYLKDRGRGNGTLATFHSAFQCCGKESSEQVQPTCPKELPDHKNCIDNIETIISVKLQLIGIVGIGIAGLTIFGMIFSMVLCCAIRHSRDVI; this is encoded by the exons CTGGCCGGATCAGCCGTCATTGCTTTTGGACTATGGTTTCGATTCGGAGGCACCATAAAGGATTTATCGTCAGAGGACAAGTCCCCAGAGTATTTCTATGTAG GGCTCTATGTGTTGGTTGGAGCTGGGGCCCTGATGATGGCCGTGGGGTTCTTCGGGTGCTGTGGAGCCATGCGTGAGTCACAATGTGTGCTCGGATCA TTTTTTACCTGTCTGCTGGTGATATTTGCCGCCGAAGTAACGACTGGAGTATTTGCTTTTATAGGCAAGGACGTA GCTATACGGCATGTACAGACCATGTATGAGGAGGCATACAGCGATTACCTTAAAGacaggggaaggggaaatggtaCTCTCGCTACCTTCCACTCAGCA TTTCAGTGCTGTGGGAAAGAAAGCTCCGAACAAGTCCAGCCCACCTGCCCAAAGGAGCTTCCAGACCACAAG aatTGCATTGACAACATCGAAACCATAATCAGTGTTAAGCTCCAGCTCATTGGAATTGTTGGTATTGGGATTGCGGGTCTCACG ATCTTTGGCATGATATTCAGCATGGTGCTTTGCTGTGCAATACGACACTCACGAGATGTGATCTGA